ATAAAGATGTAGAAGCAAGAGCACAAGCTAAACGAGATCTGTTAAATTGCATTGTTGAGTATCGAATGACTGTTAATTCTCTCCTGCCTGAGGATAAGGAATCAGTAAGATTTTGAAACTTTGTAAGTttgatgtttatttatattttcaataacaGAATTGAGACTCTCCAGATCATTAACGAGTGCAATAAAGCTGAGCAGTGGCTGAGAGAGAGAACCCAACAGCAAGACTCCTTACCCAACAACGCCAATCCAGTGTTATGGTCATCGGAGATAAAGAGCAGGACACAGGATTTACACTCGTATTATTCTTCTCATTTGCATTGTAGAAAGTTCAGAActtcattttttctttcagttatATATATAACACTGATAAATCTTAATCCCAAACTAGTTGGAGTTGGCTATATTGATCTTTTTTCACCATTCAGCTTTATGTGACACTAAATCTGCATTAATATTCAAAACTTGTAAATCCTTTGATACCATTTCCCTCCATGTCATCTTATCGCACTTCTGTACTAGGGGATTTGTACTGCTGGACATAATCAAACTATCTTAATCAACCCAGTCATTTCATATCCAATATGTGTTATATTCATTCTTAGATTGATGTAATCATTTCTACTTATTCATTATCATTTTAGCAGACATCAAGCTTAACGTTTGCATTTTTATTCCTTTTCTTGTGAATGTGTACCTTATATGCGCACACCGTCTCCCATACAACATAGCTACTCTGACTATAGTCCTAAAAAATTTGCCTATTGCGTTGTTAGGAATCTTAAATTTTTAGTAAATAATGTCTATGGCATGGAATAGGAACGTATGTCACCAAGAATAAGTACTTTCAACTGTTTAGGATTGTGTTGCAAAATAAATTACCATTTGATCTTTTGTTTGTTGCCATTAAATACATGAGTCATCCTATTACTTTCAGTTCATTGCATTTATTTCTGATTCTGATGAATCATTGGCTTCTCAATGCAGTAACCTTTGCTTTCATGTAATTCAGGACATGCAAGCGTATATTGGAAAGGAAGGGATCACCATAAAGTTGGGGGGGCCCGGCCAGCCAGTATAGGTTCCAAGATTTTGAAGACCTCCCAGACAAGTTCCCCTTCGACGTACACTTGTGACGTAGGACAGATTACAGAGTCCAATTATAGAATTTTGATATTAATAGGCATATACAAAAACTATTAGTAGTAGTAGTAGTAGTATTAAGGATCCTGTCTTTCAGTAACCTGATAATGCTCTATTATTACATAGGGTAGATGGTGAGGTGCTGATCAAGATGGGTGGCCCTTTTTTCATCTCATCTAAGTATATGAGCTGTACTTCAAAAGACAAATTTGAAGTTCGCTTTATGTTCACCCTTATTTTTGGTAATGCAAGTGTGACCATACTTCATTCATGGTTGGTTGGCAAATCAGAGTGCAGTGATAAGCTTGCCTTAAGAAATAATAGTGTTTGCACTTACTTTCCCCAACTCCTTGTTCACTGGATGGCTTGTTATATGGCCttagtttttttattcaaaattaggTAAGACCTTTGAATGGAAACTTCTGTAAATCCTGGAAGGAGAAAATCGCACCCTACCCTTCAGTCGGAGAAAGGTGCTCGTTAACTTGTCAACCGTGCTATATTCCTCTTACCCTGTGATTCATTTCAGTGAAGGAAGGAAATGACGTGTGTTATAAAACACATTCATATGACCTATAGCCTGGCTCGACCAAGAATTTCTGTTGTGTGAATCAGTGGGAGAGTGAAACCTTTGGGGCATAATTCTAGCAGGCAGGCTTAAGCCAGGCAAGAGGAATAATTGAATCGAGCAGGAGACTTCATAGTCCCAATTTCAAAACAACCTTTAAAGTAGAAATCCCTTCGAAATTGAGTTCAAATTTCATTTTACGAAGTCCCCTAAACCAAAgttcttttattgcacttgcAGAGATTAATGGATTTTTCTCCCATTACCATCCCAAGACTTGAATCTTAGAATGAGCATCCTCGTATGAATGATGTTTGGCAGATGTTTTTGAAAATGCATTGCCAAGAATACAAACTTGATTGCAGATGAGCCACATGAAAAATCTAATCTACAATGTTTACAAGAATTAACTTGCACGTATAAggcaaaaaaagaaacaaaaaagaaaaaaaaatgcaaaggaGGTGCGCTGACATCCACATTCAGcctttcttcctcttcccattggttttcttctttgacttTCTAAACCCTCCACTCTCCTGCCAACAAGAACGAAAATGTGAATAAAAGCTAAATACAAATTTAAACAACACAATTTTCTTAAGGAAGAAGGGGGAGAaggagaaaggaaagaaaaatgaataaaacaTTGTCCTTCTTTTACCTTTCTGTAGTGTCTGTAGGCAATTTGACCGGTCAACTCCTGACCACTTTTGGAAACATAAACCTACAAATGACCAGACGGGTGCACtaaaaatattgaaagcaaacaTCATAAATTAAATAGACAAGTAAAAGCAAAGGAAATGGAGCCTGCAAAATGTTGACATGGAAAAAGGAGGCATcacttaatttgataaaaatccaGGAATATTATCATCTGATTTGCGTCTGTTGATAAACCTATGTGAAGGGAAGAATCATAATTTAACAGGTAATCCATGATCCCCAATTATCACTATTGCAATTTTACAACTTTAACACCCATGTAACTTTAATATATTGCTAATATGGAACTACTTTATCACTGTGGCGTGGTGATTAGCACAAGTTCAGAAATATTTGAGTAAAACTAGTCCTCATGGTTTCATGAAAGCAGTATACACTTGCATCAAAATCGCTGCCAACTCAATGAAGGAATAGAGAAACTCACTCGTATTCTAAGATTTTAGGGTATTGGCATCAGCCATAAAAGGAAACATCCTTGGAAAGTTGACCTAGTTAATTCTACTATTGATTGATACATCAAAGCAAGTGTAACATGAACCAATCAATCActgaataattattataaaaaattaaattaataaaaatgtcaTTTCAGATGCAGTAATTCAACATACCTTCCTCCCCTCAGGGGATGTAAACCAGTGACCAGCAGCTTGACCATTGGCACGAACACGTCTTTTCCCAGCATCCTTCGGAATACTAGAACTGCTTTTGGGGTCTACCCAGCCTTCAGAAGCACTCATGACTGCtctggcatttgatttctctaATTTATTTCTTCCCCTTGTTGAGCCTTTCCCATTATGACTTCCTCGCCTTCCCCCCTGCTTAGAAGCTTCTCCATGGAATTGACTCCTGAAATGGCAGGAAGAATGCATGATAGAACAATTGAGACTATACCATTACAGATacaaaagatgaagaagaaaaggaacaTGTAGCATGATAAAGGATATAGAgacaaaagatgaagaaaaagaacaCGAAGCAAGttacatgtaattaatgacTGATTCACTACGCTGCTGATTTCCCTTGTTAACTATGCCCAAAGGGGAAAAGTTAGGTAAGCGACAGCGGACTAGTGTCTGAATCCTTGAATCATCATGGAAGAAATAATGATGAGCtggagggagagggtcagctgcATTCCATCGTTGCTCATAGCCTGTGATGCTATTTAAATCTGTATGACAGCCCACACTGCCTTTATATAAATCACTTCCCACTTTCTGGGCTGCATTCTTATCTTGAAGGGATTGGAAATATTCTTCACATACCTCATCCAGAACAGGTGTTGGAATGTGAAAATTCTTTACTGGATAGAAATCTCTCCACAAATCATCATTTTGATGTTTCTCTGCTGATTGATTTCTTCTTTGTTCACATGCAGGCAGCTTCTGCTCCTTTAGGGATGAAGTAGTTTTTTCACTTACATCTTCATTCACAGGAGGCTCTTCAgaatcagaatcagaatcaaTTAACTGAAACCTTCGAAGAGGACTTCTAGTTAACTTAGGAAATACCAAACCATTGTAGCCAGTCTCTGCATGAGAAGAGGATGGAGCATCTGAAGactctttccttttcttctgGCTTGAAGATTGGGTAGTCAGAACCCCAGAACCATGCAGATGAACCTTTGAACTACTACATACAGAACTGTACCGTTTTGATGAATGTGCATCTgctatggaaagaaaaacttagATCTTTGAAAATATTGATCCAGAAAAATTAATCATCTAGGTATGTGGATGCATGACGAAATTGATTGCAATATTTAATTAGAGACAGACACCTAGAAGGAAAATTTAAGCATATTAACTCAATTACATAAACACCCAAAGGCAAACTGTATACCCTCTAAGGCTAAGGCAGGTTCATCCAAGCTGACATTTACAATCAGAGAAATCCTCTCAATGAGATGTAAGTTTGAACAAGTGAATGTAACAATGTATCAAAAGAAGTCCGACTTGAACAAGTTATAATTAAGCAATAACAATCTGTTGAATCTATAATATAGACAATGGAAGAGTGTCACTCGATCACTAATGAAAAGTCATAAAGTTAAGCATATTAACTCAATCACATAAACACCCAAAGGCAAATTTACACCCTCTAAGGCTAAGGCAGGCTCATCCAAGCTGACATTTACGATCAGAGAAATCCTCTCAACAAGATGTAATTTTGAACAAGTGAATGTAACAATGTATCAAAAGAAGTCTGACTAGAACAAGTTATAATTAAGCAATAACAATCTTTGAATCTATAATATAGACAATGGAAGAGTGCCACTCGTTCACTAATGAAAAGTCatatcaaatataaatatttcatcgCATTGGCatgatttgaaatttttaagttACAGCCAAGATGAGTTCCTGTGATTAGTTGCCCTAAGCAAAGAGCATGCATGTATTGTAGCCAATATTTGGGTTGAATTTAGGCTTGCTCAGCGCAGTCACTTTGACTATTTCCAGCCATAAGTAGATCAAGATTCAAGACATATATatgtttggaaagaaaggtcgGGCCATACAGCTCAATATGCTGTTAAATTGCTAGAGACCAGTGCAAAAGAATTTCCTGAGCTAGCGATGAGCATCAAGTCCATTCCAACCTAGAAATTGCCTTAGCCAACTTATCCAAGTTCAGTAATCTGCTTGTTAATAACTTCAAATTCTTGCACCAATACCTGTAGAATGGCCAAATGCAAGCTCTTTAaccaatattttataaatatcaagtCCCTCGCAAAACAAAAAGTTGGGCCATTATTCACTTTTAGATTTCTCAACACATTCCCCTTGCGTTTTCCTTGTCAACCCAACATTTAAAATGATCATTTTTGGATCGCTTGGGATACATCTATATCTACTTGAAATAGCAACACCATCGCTGAGGGGAGTGTTATATGCAACTCTGTTCAGCTTTTCACCCTTTATTTGATTCTTGAACATTCAAAGATAAAGTGAGATCACGAGGAATCATAATAGACTCCTGTAAAACATAACAGAATCATTTATTTCTTTCCCTCGTTTATTTTTCTCTCCTAGAACAGCTTTATCGCATACAGTACAACAGAAAGATTCTAACAAAATCCTAGATACTAGTCCAGCTATGAGCTCAAACCTATGAATGTTTTTAGGGCTTCGAACTTCTTCCACTCAACAATCAACATCACTTCGCAAGGTCTCAACTTCTTTCCTAATCCTTTGTACACTTCCAAAAACAAATATCGGTTCATGAATTAGCTGATTAAACCCATTACTAACGCCACTTCTACATGCAACCAACTCTTGCATTAACTCTATATGCATGAAGTAACAGCGAATGAAACTGAACCCCCAAAAAAATTCTAACAAAACATAGACAAATGAACCACAAAAAAAAGGACGGGCATTGTTACCTCTAACCAAATCTTCCTGCGAGGAAAACTCTTCAATCTCATCATCACAACAAACCACatccttttctttatttttcaatcTTGGTTCCTCGATTGCAGGTCCTCGCCTCAGCCGCTTGAATATCCGGGGCGAATATGGTCCATCTTCGGGATCTGAATCCATAACCTGAAGCCCGAAATCATCTTCTTCGGAATTGGTGACTCGGGGTTGGAAATATCCATCATCATTATCGTCCTGCAAGAGGGTACAGGAGCTCCGACCTGGGGCTGAATTGAGACCGGACTGTTGATGGTGTCGAGTGAGTATTTGGGGTTCCGGTTCGGCATCGAGATCCAGGCCGAGAGAGAAAGATGGAGGTTCAATATCGGCCATCAGGGAGAGACTACAGAGAGATGGAGGAGGAGAGGGATTGAGGGAAATAGAGAAATTAGGGTGGGGAAGTTTGGCGCGCTGACATTCTTTGATTTtgcaaaattaaatcaattttccCTCTCTGTAGAAGTGTAAATTGTACTGAACTTCTTACGGTGGAAATATTGAGATTGCAAAATTTATAATGATTCACGCAATTTTGGGGAAATTTTGGATAAttggtaatttttatttagattttttttaaataaatttaagtttatCATTAATTTACAGTACTAAATTAAATctgtaaaaattaataataaattagaatataatttttgataatttatattaataaaatatatataattttttaatttaaattttatactgaaattaaatatattttatatttattatatgtaatattaaaagcaTTGTATAGAACATATTGATTTCCATCACTACATAAAATTGAAAAGCTGACAAACTCTATATCATCCCTTCTCAAGATTGTGCTCTAGTGGTTGAGCTTTTAGGGCTTTTATTTTCTTACTTGGGCTGCCTTTTTATCATTTCAAAGGTTGTTTGAGCgaaatgataaattatttataagttGTCTTTCATGATGTGGAGATTAAGGTACATGCATGTAGTGGCATTGCTATccacaataaatttataatttattgagTTGACTCGAATGGTTTGAGttatattaatttgatatatatcaatataatttgatttttgaaCTTTGATTATTTaggtttataatttttttattaaaaattaagaggTCTATTGTGTTAATCAAAATGACCCAGACATATATCAAAAGAGATTACACATTGAAgattaagataaaatttaatcctATAATTCAATCCTTGATTCGGATATAATATAATCCGATGAGAAATTCTGCTATTAAAGGAATTGATATAAATTTTGGAATACCGACCACTCCAAAGAATATTTTAGGTGAATTTATCGATAATCCATCAATAAAAGCTAAAagccaataaaaatattaaaatctagaAGAAGAGGTGACATGCAAGCTAGCAAACCTTATCCAAAGTTCCAGAGGCTATCCACACCAAATCGAGTTAGTATCTCCACAACAAACTAAGGAAAGTATCGTCTTCGGCTCTCTCATCAAGATACTAATCACATATCGAAAAAAGTCACCAACAAAGATGAAACAGATGTGCTTTTTAGTATCTTATTCGCATTTCACTAACTATTATCACTATTCGTCGTAGAGTTTCTCTAGTAAAAAAAGTTATCGATCTATAAGCAAAAAACATGCAGTAAACAATCATACAATCTAAAGAAAAAAGTAGATGAAAAGAAGAATATGACACATACGAAAGAAAACTAAAACATAAAAGTAAAAACCCGAAAAAAacaaatcaaagaaaaaaaaatcactcgAAGATGAGGAAGGAATCCACTCTTAAGGCATAAAGGAAGAGAGGTCACCTCCACCACAGAACCGACAAGTGGTGTAAGTGATAGTGACGGCTtttaagaaagaagaaaattggAGAGAAAAATCTCTCTCTTAGATGTATTAAAAAGATAACTAATTTTTTAGAATGATGGAGAAAGGAATTAATTATTGTTATGTCATTAGTATTAGGTCCACAGTTTTATTGTTACCCTTTTAGACATTGTTAATCTTGTTGATCTTTTGATATTTGTTTCATATCTTGGTCTTTACCTGCTTACTAGGTTTTCATCTTAGCAACACCTGTCATCAATCATCTCGCCCCCTACGTTGCTCTATTATCTTTGTTCGCTATCTACCCCCACAGAACTTTTGATCATCTCCTTGCATTGTATCATAGATTGTTCTCCCATGTCGTTTTCTTTCTCCAAATAAATCTGAATAAGCTTTGAACTTGAAGGGTAAGAACCTACAATTATGGAAGACTCTTAGTCTCTTACTCATGCAAATAAGAAATCATACATACGCACATTTGGTGAAATTCTCTAAATTGCATATAGATCCTCCTTCCAGTTTTGATTTTCCTTAATTTTTTAGTCTTTTCATAACTAATCAATaagatatataatttaattcctaaatattactattattaataaatcagaccctatatttttaaaaatttattaaaatattcttatattttctaTTCATCAACTAAATAATACTTCGTCTATTTatgtcattaaaaatataatagaaaacCAAATTAGTTTCCCTATTCTCCTCCTCATTCTCCTACTCATTCTCCTTATTCTTCAATTTTTCCTCCTCCCCTTCTTCTTTTTCGATTTTTCTtcgcttttgttttttttatctttttattctttaagaagaaagagaaggagaaTGAAGCAATtcttaaaatatctaaaaaaatataaagagattttaatagatctgaaaaaagataaaaatgttttaatagatttttaaaattatagaaattgacttgttaataatgacaatacctaaaaattaaatagtaaatctccataaattttatttcttatcaaattaaatataaaattttaaatatgaaacgTATATGAATTTAAATTCTCCAACCTCAATAATTTATAtcattgttatatatatatattattgacaattctcatttaattattttttttataaaaattcgaATGTCGGAagatagaaaagaaaatttgaaaatttgatcaTTGGCAGTTAAAAGAACTTATGTATTAACTAAACTTACATTTAAAAACAATTCTAGTATAATTAAATCATAATCGATAGGTTAAATCTAGGCGCAAAGGAAAACAGTCtcatgtttttatttatttattatgttataAGAGGACTGATCAACTTTGCAAGTTGAAAgacattgaaaattaaattgaacagcCGTAAAAGCTTGAGCTACCTTAGTTTGACAATGAAAATCTAATCAAAGCCTATAGTTTGTGACATGAAGATGGAGACGAAGGAAAAGTCTtatattaattatgtaatattatTCAGCCAATTGCTAGGAACATCATCACTTGCAAGTTCCCAGACACAAGCTAATCACCTGCAACTTCCAAATTAATGTTTAACTTTAATTTCTTTGAAGAAGTCCAAGTTACTAGTACTAGAGATCACCCTCTCCATCAATACTACATCAGATCAAAGTAATGACTTGGTCCTTTGAGCCATCCATTTTGGGAACATGTTATTATTATCAGTCCTCTACCTGTtcaactaatttaatttaattaattaatattggtCATCTCGAATTGACTTAgcaagataaaattaaaaaaaaaaaaagaattaggagatatataaatatgtatagTATAGTGAGTGTTTCGAGTTTGAATGAATCTGATCTAATCAAGAGACATGACCCACTAGATAAATCCAACtttatacatattatttttttcagtgGGTGAATGAAAACGACATATGCACATCACATGCTATTGCTCATTGCATTTCCCATTTGCAATTTGCACGACCTGCTCTTCTCATCACCATCTGCCGGCCATTTTCGTCCTCATCTCACTTGCAATGCAATAACTCGCCCGAGTTTACTCGTCTACTCGCACGAATCAACACTAGAAAATtgggaaaatatatataaaaaatagtgATCTAATCCAGattatgatttaattaataCTCTTAACACAAAATTCAACAACAGACTAAATATGAAACCATTGATTAATTGCTCTTATGTATTTTTCCCTTATGGCCGTGGTTAATGATCACTTTTCAATAAGACAAAGATTCACTTCTGAACTCAAAAACCAGCTATtgtttttctataaattttatatacaaTGAACATAGCTTGGAgctccatttttcttgatctATGAATCTTCCCTACAAAATAAAACCATATACAGACAAGCTATACATCATCCAATGGAGCAGAAAGATATCGATTCTACACGCATGAGTATATAATATTATGAAACTTATTGATCGTCGCCGCCGTCTATCACTCGGGAATGCTCTGCAGATTAGGCCTCCACGACCGTTGATGCGATTCATATCGATCAGAGCCGACGCTCATCATCAACTGGGCTAATACCTGTTCTACTGATAATTCTTTCATGTCAATCCTACCCAGCAACTCCTCAAGCTGTTTCTTTGTAATCTTGAATTTTACTTCTGTGCTTGACGACGTTGAAGATAATAATTGTTTGTTGTCTCCATAAAGCTCCTCCTCTTCTACGTTCATGACTTTCTCACTCCTGCTGCTTCCATGTCTTGTATTGGCAGAGAAAAACCGGTCCGGCACCGGTGAACCCCAGTCGTCGCCGCCCCATTGCATGGAGGATTCACGGCGTAAACAATTTCCCATTCTACTTTTTGGTGGGTGCTGTGGTGCTTTTTTGAAACAAGTGTTGGTTGGATGGTTGGTTGGATGGTTGGTTGGTgtcaggagagagagagagagagagagagagagagagggagcaAGGTTTTGGAGATGGAGAGGTGGCGGatatatataatagaaaaaGAGACAGGGGCGCTGGGGAGAGAGAAAGAGTCAAACCTAATCTGTTGCCACGTAGGATGGATTTGCTGGGTGACCTGGCAGGTAACCAGTGTTGACTCTATCATTGCACACCAATTCTTGATTGGCCTTTTCAACTGTAATGCATGTGATGTGCCCCCATATCCACAGTAACTTACTGCTCCTATCCGCTCTCCATGGCTCATGGCTAGGCTCGGCTCGGCTAAGGTTCCAAGACCCCCCAGTaatttgtttaaattaaaaactatttattttataaaactaatttttaataaaatatttttatatttttagcgtttaagagaaaagaataattaatttagggtttttgataaataaaaatataaaattttaataatgtaaCGTTAGCCGGCTAACTAACTGAGTTGACAAAAAGTAATTAGTGGAAATGAGGTGGGTGGTAGAGTGTGAACGCGTTAAAAAAAGGGAATCTTTCAAGTGTGAACCCAAAATTGCCAAGCGAATCTGTCAGGTTAAAGCAATAAACCTTCATTATGATAATTCACGTGTGAGTGAGTGTGGGCCCTCACGTGATTGTCTATTATTTactctttttttatatatataaaatgcaAATACAATTTTGAGTAtcaatcaatatatttttattttaaattatcaaaagAAATTTTATACA
The genomic region above belongs to Manihot esculenta cultivar AM560-2 chromosome 3, M.esculenta_v8, whole genome shotgun sequence and contains:
- the LOC110610428 gene encoding uncharacterized protein LOC110610428 isoform X2, with protein sequence MADIEPPSFSLGLDLDAEPEPQILTRHHQQSGLNSAPGRSSCTLLQDDNDDGYFQPRVTNSEEDDFGLQVMDSDPEDGPYSPRIFKRLRRGPAIEEPRLKNKEKDVVCCDDEIEEFSSQEDLVRDAHSSKRYSSVCSSSKVHLHGSGVLTTQSSSQKKRKESSDAPSSSHAETGYNGLVFPKLTRSPLRRFQLIDSDSDSEEPPVNEDVSEKTTSSLKEQKLPACEQRRNQSAEKHQNDDLWRDFYPVKNFHIPTPVLDEVCEEYFQSLQDKNAAQKVGSDLYKGSVGCHTDLNSITGYEQRWNAADPLPPAHHYFFHDDSRIQTLVRCRLPNFSPLGIVNKGNQQRSESVINYMSQFHGEASKQGGRRGSHNGKGSTRGRNKLEKSNARAVMSASEGWVDPKSSSSIPKDAGKRRVRANGQAAGHWFTSPEGRKVYVSKSGQELTGQIAYRHYRKESGGFRKSKKKTNGKRKKG
- the LOC110610428 gene encoding uncharacterized protein LOC110610428 isoform X1 translates to MADIEPPSFSLGLDLDAEPEPQILTRHHQQSGLNSAPGRSSCTLLQDDNDDGYFQPRVTNSEEDDFGLQVMDSDPEDGPYSPRIFKRLRRGPAIEEPRLKNKEKDVVCCDDEIEEFSSQEDLVRADAHSSKRYSSVCSSSKVHLHGSGVLTTQSSSQKKRKESSDAPSSSHAETGYNGLVFPKLTRSPLRRFQLIDSDSDSEEPPVNEDVSEKTTSSLKEQKLPACEQRRNQSAEKHQNDDLWRDFYPVKNFHIPTPVLDEVCEEYFQSLQDKNAAQKVGSDLYKGSVGCHTDLNSITGYEQRWNAADPLPPAHHYFFHDDSRIQTLVRCRLPNFSPLGIVNKGNQQRSESVINYMSQFHGEASKQGGRRGSHNGKGSTRGRNKLEKSNARAVMSASEGWVDPKSSSSIPKDAGKRRVRANGQAAGHWFTSPEGRKVYVSKSGQELTGQIAYRHYRKESGGFRKSKKKTNGKRKKG
- the LOC110610847 gene encoding uncharacterized protein LOC110610847, translated to MGNCLRRESSMQWGGDDWGSPVPDRFFSANTRHGSSRSEKVMNVEEEELYGDNKQLLSSTSSSTEVKFKITKKQLEELLGRIDMKELSVEQVLAQLMMSVGSDRYESHQRSWRPNLQSIPE